TCATTAAAATCAAACACATGATTTTACTTTTACACCGATCATAAGTTCAAACATTTATCGCTTAATCAAATGTGGGTAAATAATTCATTCTTTGCAATCATATGTGCTTAAAATTTGTAAAGAAATACGAAAGGAGCCAACCAAATGTAAAAGGTGGAGAAAAAGTACTTTAAGAATCATTGATGAGAGGCAAATGCACGACAATCAGAACCAAACAAATCAAAGTTGGTGGTGATGTTAGACAGTGTAGAttcatatatttaaaaaataataaataatgatcGTTTATGAATAATTTTGAATGGTAGAGTACTcgttttttattcaatttttcaCTAACAATATATTAATATGTAGATtttattctatatatatatatatatatatatatatatatatatatatattaactatttatttaatttcatcATCTCTGATTATTTTTCCACCCCTTTCCTTCAACTAACTCTGACATAAAGGCTAATCACATTTTAGttcatttatttataattttaatttagatgCAAAATATATAACTAAATCaaatatatgaaaatatttattttaaaagaaatcataactaaacaaattatttaaaaaataaaaatatataatatataaaaaatttatatattatattatacatGTGTCGTCGTACAAGTCTTTCAACTATCCCGACCAAAAAGCGTTAAAGAAAGTTgagattatatatatttatctgCCTATTAtcgattattttatatataaagcAGAAAGTCCATTAATAGTATTATTGAATGTGTGAAATAAAAGTGACCCTtcacttttaaatgaaaaattataacaGAAATTTATAGTGAATAAtttcttaaatttatttaattatcttATAAATCTAGCATattattcatgatttatttaaatttaatctcaaattatttcattaaatttaatCTCAAATTGTTTCATTAAATTTAATCTCAAATTGTTTCATTAAATTTAATCTCAAATTGTTTCATTAAATTTAATCATTCATGTACATACGATATTCAATATATATGTTGTtgctcttttttaaaaaaaaaaaattttttttaaaaaaagaaattttttttaagacaAACTCGAAGGACAAAATATCTACGCCTCCCTGtccatataaaaaaaataccaaCACCACAAAATTGACACAATTAATACAGcttttgacatttaaaattttacatCCACGAGTAATTTAATCATACTGCTTcggaaaaaaaaataagaaaaagctaATTAAATTGTAATACAAAGAATTTCTGCTTATAAAAACTATAACTAATAATAactgtgtaatttaaatattttaaatcttatAACAACTGTAACGTCTCATAACAATTATTTTCTTGTTAAAGACAACTATTGCATCCCAGCAACCATCCTCGATATTTGGAACTTCTTACTCCTTATGAAGTTACAGTTGTATCAAACTTTTAACAATTATCTCAAAGTTATGAGAATAAATTTTCCTTGATTACATTTTGAAAAATTAGTCTCaagtattaatatatatatttattaaattggaGTAAATTACTGCATCCCAGAAACGCAGCTTGGCTCAAACACTTGTAACTTATCGACGGCCAGCTCGGCTCCTCGCACTCCAATTTGCAACAAGCTCAAGCGGAGGCTCAGAATATTGTGGAAAGCCAAAAAATGAAGTGATCAAAATGGTACATTTAATATTTCGTGATGTAAGAGACATATTAATACAGCATGCTTGTCAAATGTTCTCAAGAATCACGAGCTATCGATTCCTATAAACGTCACACCAACAGTTATTCATCAAAGCAACTGACCAACACAACATTATACGACCCTCGGCATAACTTTTCACGACTCAACACGTAAATGGCCAAGAGCTTCACCGCTGTGAAACTTATTTGACACTCGAAGTTTTCTGTAATCCTGATACATGAAAGGAGTGTACATACGGGGATGTGCCAAATCTATGAGCTCTGGTGGTGTTTCCACCACTGTCTCCTCGGGCCCTAAGAGAAACGACGCTATAGAGAATCTTAAGCCAGCTTCCTTGCACATTACTCGGTGTTCCACATTCAAAAATCGTCCATTGCTCCACACCTTTAGTTATATGCATCACATGGGTTCAAGAACAAGTTCAAGACAGATGAAAGGTTGTAGTTAGTCGTTAGAGTATTTATTACAAATTTCAATCAGGTAAATTTTTTACCCTTTATTGGCGCTCCTAAAATTCGGGAACTAGAGCTCGAATTTCACAGGACTGAGATTTTATTTCACACACGTTGAACTTAGTAGATTCTAATGGCGTTTTAATCATTTGCACATGCATATCACTTCAATAGATATTGGCCAAGTACAAGTACAGGTCGATCAAACTAACAATGTTCGACAAAGAGCAAACTTTGAATTTCCAAATAATCCACGTATCATCACATATCATACAGGCAaatttgctgaaagattttaTATACTTACAGCTGCAATATCTCCAAGATTGACAAGAAGCGTTCCAGGGCAGGGGTCTACCGCCACAAAAGTTCCACACCTTTTCTTTACTTCAAGGCCACCAATTATTTCATCGTCCTGCAGAATAGTTAGAAAGCTAGAATCTGTATGTATTTGTACTCCAGGCGAACCCACTGTTTCAGGGGTGAATGTGTATTTATTGATCCTGAACTGGCAAATCCACTTTTCAAAGGAAACGCTACTCAGCCCCAGCCCTTCTCCCATTCTTTGCCCAATGTACATCATCAGTTCACTCACTGCTTTAGCATATTTCAGAACAACAGTCCTGTTGATCATAGCATCTTAGAAAGATTAATCACCAGTACATACAACTCTACTTAAGGTTGCTTCAACACAAACAATGGTTTACTTCCATGTCAATGGGAAAAAGTGGAAATTTAACCAAAGTGATTTAATTTGTAATAAGGTGATTGCAGTTGATGAAATGGAAAGAGGTTGAATTTGCAGATAAGGAAATTATCCAACCTCTGGTGAGGAGTTGCATCCAACTTGGAACAGAAGGAATCGACGGCTATAGTATTCCCCATATCATAAAGCCCTAAAGCTTCGTAAAGGGGATTGATTTGCGAAGGAGCCATGTACCCGCTCCCCGCAATCACATCCACGTTTCTCCTCTTGATTTCCTCCGGCAACTCCAGAAGTGATTTCACCACCGCCTTCATCTCCGACATCAGAGATCCCGGAAGAATCCCGTCGAAATTCACGATTCTGAAGCATCCCCATTCTTCGCACGCCTCTATAAGCTTGGATAACTGGCCCGGGAAATCTTGGATATCGATCACCGGGACGGGTGCCGCCATTACGCCGGAAAATCTTGGCTTTACTTGCGGTAGCTGGAGATGGCGTCGGAATTTGCTTGGAGTCGTTCGGTTCAGGAGCGTGATTAACCAATAGATTGGGTTCGAAATCTAGCGGAGACGGCGTTTTTAGTTTCTCGCATTTGGTCGGCTTCAACAGGGAAACGTCCATTTCCACATGGACAagcattaaataaataaatcgaaACAAGAAAATAATGGAAACAAGaaaataacttttaaaaaataaaatttttatgattttcctCATTTTGCCACAATTGTTTGGATTTTTCCTAGTACAACGTGAGGGAGGGAGGGAGACCTAACCTACGGCTACCGAGTTAAACGGATTATACGGATGAGACATTTTCTTATGCTCGCTGATATGGCATGaactggttctggtgctgctaCCAACCCTCACTCCTAGCAAATTTTATGGCAATTAAAGAAACGAAAACACACGAATTAGTATCTTAAAGAAATATGAGGAATATGTGTCACGTCCTGAGCCCAAGAGTGGTCGATATCGACgttgttcaacaatcacataatcataaaataacaagaTTCGTATtacaatatatatcaaaaccagttaatttcataaaataacattggGGAAACATTTTAcaacttaataaaataattttgaaataatgtgACTggattaaattcttgaatttaacATCTTCATCACTAGTCCCTAAACTGTCGtggtttttcttcttcaatttgttCTTCAGACTTTTCAAGGGAGGGTAGAGTAAGGGAAAATGATACGGTTATCACTCAGCAAGTGGATGTCGATATGGTTATCACTCAGCAAGTGGATGTCATTAAAGTA
This is a stretch of genomic DNA from Primulina eburnea isolate SZY01 chromosome 11, ASM2296580v1, whole genome shotgun sequence. It encodes these proteins:
- the LOC140806213 gene encoding 2-oxoglutarate-dependent dioxygenase DAO-like, producing the protein MAAPVPVIDIQDFPGQLSKLIEACEEWGCFRIVNFDGILPGSLMSEMKAVVKSLLELPEEIKRRNVDVIAGSGYMAPSQINPLYEALGLYDMGNTIAVDSFCSKLDATPHQRTVVLKYAKAVSELMMYIGQRMGEGLGLSSVSFEKWICQFRINKYTFTPETVGSPGVQIHTDSSFLTILQDDEIIGGLEVKKRCGTFVAVDPCPGTLLVNLGDIAAVWSNGRFLNVEHRVMCKEAGLRFSIASFLLGPEETVVETPPELIDLAHPRMYTPFMYQDYRKLRVSNKFHSGEALGHLRVES